A genomic segment from Immundisolibacter sp. encodes:
- a CDS encoding LysR family transcriptional regulator — translation MNWDDLRVFLAIADQGSLAGAARQLRVNHSTVFRRLNTIEEDLKVRLFERLPRGYVLTAAGEEMTVAARRVEADVADIERRIVGREVQLRGSLRVTTTEALAEGYLTRCIVDFGELYPEITVDLVVGYQVYDLSKREADVAIRPGLRPPDHLIARKLARLRWAVYAAPTYIDRFGTPGSVAELKDHRFVAFSDEPVQGLSFGWARELAADGEVVFTSNNLLVQRDAASAGIGLAVLPTYFGDPNPGLRRVFALDDARSLDVWLLTHPDLRDTARVKAFNEFILQAVKRDKTVLEGAE, via the coding sequence ATGAACTGGGACGACCTTCGAGTTTTTCTTGCCATTGCGGACCAAGGCAGCCTGGCGGGCGCGGCTCGCCAGCTTCGGGTCAATCACTCCACGGTCTTTCGGCGCCTGAACACCATCGAGGAAGACCTGAAGGTCCGCCTGTTCGAGCGCCTGCCTCGCGGTTATGTGCTGACCGCGGCGGGGGAGGAGATGACCGTGGCGGCGCGGCGGGTCGAGGCGGATGTCGCGGATATCGAACGGCGCATCGTGGGCCGGGAGGTGCAGCTTCGCGGCAGCCTGCGTGTCACCACGACCGAAGCCCTGGCAGAGGGATATCTGACGCGCTGCATAGTGGATTTTGGCGAGCTCTATCCGGAGATCACGGTGGACCTGGTGGTGGGTTACCAAGTCTACGATTTGAGCAAACGGGAAGCGGATGTGGCCATCCGCCCGGGTCTGCGGCCACCCGACCACCTCATCGCGCGCAAGCTGGCTCGCTTACGCTGGGCGGTGTATGCAGCGCCCACTTACATCGACCGGTTTGGGACACCCGGATCGGTGGCGGAATTGAAGGACCACCGCTTCGTTGCGTTCTCGGATGAGCCCGTGCAGGGCCTGTCATTCGGTTGGGCAAGGGAGCTGGCAGCCGACGGCGAAGTCGTGTTTACCAGCAACAACCTGCTGGTTCAAAGGGACGCGGCCAGCGCCGGCATCGGCCTTGCGGTGCTGCCCACCTATTTCGGTGACCCGAACCCCGGGCTGCGGCGCGTGTTTGCTCTGGACGACGCCAGGAGTCTGGACGTCTGGTTGCTGACCCATCCCGACCTGCGGGATACCGCTCGGGTGAAAGCCTTCAACGAATTCATCCTGCAGGCGGTCAAGCGGGACAAAACAGTACTTGAAGGTGCTGAATAA
- a CDS encoding O-methyltransferase: MNTLENPQVAAVLQRLHAEAAGDSGRWAQRRADQTAGRLPSEEGLVRMGELYLAVSPAEGRLLYLLARAARARRMVEFGASYGVSTLYLAAAAQDNGGELITTEAHPDKCVALRANLADAGLGQHVKLLEGDALKTLADLPGPIDLLLLDGWKSLYLPLLTLLKPRLTEGALVLADNVDHEAAQDYVAHLQAPGSGFLSHTVGDLAISVCLGG; encoded by the coding sequence ATGAACACACTGGAAAATCCCCAAGTCGCCGCGGTCCTGCAGCGGCTGCATGCCGAGGCGGCGGGCGACAGCGGGCGCTGGGCGCAACGGCGCGCCGACCAGACAGCCGGGCGGCTGCCATCGGAAGAGGGCCTGGTGCGCATGGGTGAGCTGTATCTGGCCGTGTCGCCGGCCGAGGGTCGCCTTTTGTATCTGCTGGCCCGGGCGGCGCGCGCTCGCCGGATGGTGGAATTCGGCGCCTCTTATGGCGTGAGCACGCTGTACCTTGCCGCGGCGGCGCAGGATAACGGCGGTGAGCTGATTACCACCGAGGCGCATCCGGACAAGTGCGTCGCGCTACGCGCGAACCTGGCCGACGCGGGACTCGGGCAGCACGTAAAGCTGCTGGAGGGAGACGCGCTGAAAACTCTTGCCGACCTGCCGGGGCCGATCGACCTGCTGCTGTTGGACGGCTGGAAGAGCCTGTACCTGCCGCTGCTGACGCTGCTGAAGCCACGCCTCACGGAAGGCGCGCTGGTGCTGGCGGATAACGTTGACCACGAAGCAGCGCAGGATTACGTAGCCCACCTGCAGGCGCCTGGGTCGGGCTTTCTGAGCCACACCGTGGGGGATCTGGCGATCAGTGTTTGTCTGGGCGGCTGA
- a CDS encoding SelT/SelW/SelH family protein: protein MPHRVCITYCTQCRWLLRAAWMAQELLSSFEEELAEVVLRPGRGGVFEVSVDNELIWSRGTEGRFPDIKELKQRVRDCVAPGRDLGHVDR from the coding sequence ATGCCTCATCGTGTCTGCATCACCTACTGCACGCAGTGCCGCTGGCTGCTGCGCGCCGCCTGGATGGCGCAAGAACTGCTCAGCAGCTTCGAGGAGGAACTCGCCGAGGTCGTCCTGCGACCCGGCCGAGGTGGCGTGTTCGAGGTGTCGGTGGACAATGAGCTGATCTGGTCGCGCGGCACCGAGGGGCGCTTCCCGGACATCAAGGAACTCAAGCAACGGGTGCGCGATTGTGTGGCCCCAGGACGTGATCTTGGCCATGTGGACCGCTGA